Within the Maribacter sp. BPC-D8 genome, the region AGCTATTACACCGTTATAAATATCTGGCTGCATATTTATAATTGCTCCCATTAACAAGCCGCCTGCCGAACCACCCATGGCATATAAATGATTGGCACTTGTCATTTTTTGTGCTATTAAAAATTTAGAACAATCGATAAAATCTGTAAACGTGTTTTTCTTTTTCAACAACTTGCCAGTCTCGTACCATCTACGCCCCAAGTATTCCCCTCCTCTAATATGAGCAATGGCAAATACAAATCCGCGATCTAGCAAACTCAACCTAACGGTAGAAAAATAAGGGTCTATTGTTGATCCGTACGATCCATATGCATATTGCAAAATGGGCGTATTTTCATCTAAAACAGTATCTTTTCTGTATACAAGCGACATTGGTACTTTTACACCATCTCTTGCCGTTGCCCATAAACGCTCTTCTTTATAATTGTCTTTATCAAATAGACCACCAAGTACCTCTTGTTCCTTTTTGATTTCCTTTGCCTTAGTTCGCATATTAAAATCAATAACAGAACTAGGTGTTGACATAGAGTTATAGGAGTATCTCAAAATCTCCGTATCAAAATCAGGATTACTACCTACATAAGCTGTGTATGTTTCACTTTTAAAAGGTAAAAAATACTCTCCGCTACCATCCCACCTGATAATTCTAATTTTATTTAGTCCGTTTTCACGTTCAGAGAGCACATAGTATTCTTTAAAAATATCGATATCCTCTAAGAGCACCTCTTCACGATGGGCAATAAATTCTTGCCAATGCTCAGAAGAAGTTTTCTCTTCAGAAGTACGCATCAGCTTAAAATTCTCTGCTTTATCCTTATTCGTTAAAATATAGAAGTTATCCTCATAATGAAAAATAGTATACTCTAAACCTCTTTCTCTAGGTGAGAATACTTCAAACTCTCCATCAGGATTATCCGTAGAAAGAATTTGAAATTCAGAAGTTAAAGTACTAAATGAGCCTATTACCAAATACTTTTTAGATTTGGTCCGGTATACAAATGTGCTAAAGGTATCGTCCTCTTCATGAAAAATTAAAACATCCTCAGACGTCGGTGTACCTAGTTTATGCTTGTAAATTTTATCTGAACGCAACGTAACAGGGTCTTTACGCGTATAAAAAAGCGTTTTGTTATCATTCGCCCAAACACCACCACCGGTAGTATTCTCTATTTTATCATCTAAAATTAGACCTGTTTCAAGATCTTTTATTTGAAGTGTATATTGCCTTCTAGATACCGTATCAACACCAAAGGCTGCCAATTTATTATCAGGACTAATAGCTATACCACCAAGACTAAAATAGTCATGACCTTTAGCCATATCATTACAATTGAATATAATTTCTTCAGTAGCCTCTAAGTTTTGCTTAAATCTAGAATATAATGGGTACTCCCCTCCTATTACGTAACGGGTACTGTACCAATAACCATTTAGTTTATAAGGCACCGAAGAATCGTCTTCTTTAATTCTACCCTTCATTTCTTGAAAAAGAGACACTTGAAAATCTTTGGTATGTTTTGTTAAAGAATCATAATACGTATTCTCTGCCTCTAAATACGAAATAACATCTTTATTCTCTTTATCATTTAGCCAATAATAATTATCTAAACGAACATCATCATGTTTAACTAATTCTTTGGGAACTTTTTTCGCCTTTGGCGGATGCTTAAGAGCCATATAAACTTCTTTATTAAATAAGAGGGCAAAAATAAGACTAATTCATAGACCCCCGTTTTATTAGGATGAAAAACTGAAATACTCCTATTTTTAGTACTTTTACAACCTAAATCTAAAAATGATATTATGTTTGGAGATATGATGGGTATGATGGGAAAACTTAAAGAGACCCAAAAAAAAGTAGAAGAAACTAAAAAAAGATTAGATACCGTAACATTAGAAGAAAAGTCTAATGACGGCACCATAACAGTTACCATAACTGCAAACCGAGAAATTAAGAAAATAGTAATAGATGACAGTCTTTTACAAGACAAAGAGCAATTAGAAGACTATTTAATACTAACTTTAAATAAGGCTATAAAAAACGCAACTAATGTTAACGAAACCGAATTAGCAGCTGTCGCTAAAGACGGAATGCCCAATATTCCTGGTATGGATTCGTTATTTAAGTAAGATTGGCTAGTTATTTGTAGTTAACCTTTTAAATATTAATTATGAAGTATATTATACTATTATTCATGATTCCACTAGTAGCTTCTGCGCAAGCAGATTTTAATAGTGTAGATGATTCAAAATGGCTTACCAATTATGATTCTGCTATTTCTAAAGCGAAAAAGCAACATAAAAATGTACTAGTATATTTTACAGGTAGCGACTGGTGTCCGCCTTGTAAAATGCTAAAGACCGATTTATTCGATACGAACGAATTTCAAGAATTATCAAATAATTACATTCTTTTATATGTTGATGTTCCTAGAAATAGAGATTTAATATCAGAGAAGCAAATGGTTCATAACAAAGAATTGTTGACCAAGTTGAATAAGAAAAAGGTATTTCCGATGTTTAAGGTAATAGATTCTAAAGGAAATGAATTAGATAAATTATCTGGTTATAGCATGAACGGGGTTATAGATTCTCATCTTAAACTCTTAGAAAAGAACAAATAATTTTAAATAATTACCGATACAGAAAAGGGCTTACATAATGTAAGCCCTTTTTATTTTTATATACTTCTACATAATTAAAGTTACATAATACATGGTGTTTACATAACTAGCATTTACAGTTAAATAGATAACCTCAGCAGTAACACCCTTACTATTTAACAACTACAGTTATTAGTGTACGTAACCCTTTGCGGCTTTAATACCTCAACACATATGATATAAAAAGCAGGACTAGCAATTGCTTAGTAGAAAATTAGAAGAAGAAGAAGAAGAAGAAGAAGAAGATATTATTTCTCTTTAAAATCAGCGACAACCTTATTAAATCTAGTAGCACTAACATTAAAAACAGCCACACTAAACACCAATCCTTAGACCTAACAGACTTGGATATATACAAATAGCAGTGAGTTTTAAGCATAAAAAAAGGGCTTACTTTAAGTAAGCCCTTTTTTACTAAATAAACTATTTACTAGTTATTAATTAATCTAAATTGAGTTCTTCTGTTAGCTGCGTGCTCTCTTGCAGTACAAGAAACACCATCGCTACATCTGTTTAATAATTTAGTTTCACCGTAACCGTTAGCTACTAAAAGACTAGAGTTAACACCTTTAGTGATTAAGTAATCTGCAACCGCCTTAGCTCTTCTTTCAGAAAGGTTTTGGTTAGATGCAGCACCACCTTGAGAATCTGTATGAGAAGCTAATTCAACTTTAACACCAGGGTTTTGAGCTAATACAGGTAATAATCTGTTATCGATAATACTTTTTGCCTCAGAAGTTAATGTTGCGCTACCAGACTCCCAGTTAATAGGTAAAGCTTGGTACTCAACTAATGCACACTCTACTTCTTTCCAAGTAGTTAATCCACCTTTTTCTTTTAATACCTCTTTAGAGATAGTAGTAGTCTTAGCAGGAATCAATTCTTCAGATGTGTAAGCATCTTTATCTAAAACTGTTTTAGTAATTTCTCTGTACTCAGCAGGAATAATTTTCTCAACAACTTGTGCAGGAGAAATTAATACTGATTTAGTGTAAGATCCATTTTTAGAACCTATTGGAGAAGTTGTAGTAGAAGCAGCATTTGCAAGAACTTGAGTTGAAACTGTCTCAAATTGTGCAGGATACCCTTTATAACACCAGTATCTACAATCATCAGGGTTACCTGACTCACAATCAGGAGCAGCAACTCCTAATTCCCATTGTGCATAGGCTGGCTTTATTTCTAATGTTTGTGTGCTAGGAGAAAAAGAAGCAGGGATCACCTGTAAAGAATTTCCACCTCCTTTAGATACATACGTTACAGTTTCTGTTCCCCACTTAGCAGGAACTACTGTTAGTACTTTTTCTTCTTCTCTCACTAATACACGTTCTGTAATTGTCTTAAATGTAGCAGGAACCGTTTTTAAAATCTTGTAAGACGGATTTGTTGTAATTGTACTTGACTCGTTCACATAAACATCTGGAGTTGTACAACGAACGTAACATTTACCAGGTTCTGGATTTGACGGCAAATCTTGTGCCATTGCAAAAGAAGCTGAAAATGCAACTGCTAGGAATAATACTTTTTTCATTTTGATAAGGATTTAAATAGTTAATATTTGGCAATTTATGTTAATATTTTAACATCTCAATAAGAAACGCCTTACTTTTTGTAAGCTTTTTCTTAATCATAAGTTAATGAGTTAACCTCTCAATAGTTTAGACACAGTATTATTTGAAAGGTCACTAAAAACCAGAGAAAATATTAATTATCTTTATTGATATGATTAAAATTGACAAGAAGGAAGATGGGTTTTATCAGTTTAGTTTAAAGTCTGACAATGGTAGTATTCTGTTAGAGAGTGTATCGTTCAGCACTGAGAACGAATTAGATAACACCATAAAAGATATAAAAGCATTGAAAAATGCTAACGGTAAATTCTTTGAACGCAGAACAAATACCGACGGAAAATTTTTAGTAGAATTAAAAAATTCATCGGGAAAAATAATTGGCTCCAGCGGACTTTACTCCTCTGAAGCCGGTATGGAAAATGGAATTTTGAATATTTCTAACAGTATCGACCTAGGTATTATATAGCTGCTAATTGCTTCAATAATTCTTCGTGCATGTTATCTGTATAATCTAAATGGGTCACCATTCTCAATTTACCCTGACCCATACCAATGATTAAAATATCTTTTTCTTTTAAGGTATTTACAAACTGATCACTGGTCATAAAAGATTCGTCTATTTCAAAAATGACAATATTGGTCTCTATAGGCTCCACCTTTTTTATAAAAGATTTTGATGCCAACGCCTTTCCAATCTCCTTTGCCTTTTTATGATCTTCTGCCAATCTATCAACATTATTATCTAAGGCATATATCGCTGCGGCAGCCAAAAAGCCAGACTGGCGCATACCACCACCAAATATTTTACGAATACGAAGCGCTTTGTCCATATGTTCTTTTGTACCTATTAGTAAAGAACCTACTGGGCAACCCAAACCTTTACTTAAGCAGACGCTAATAGTATCGAATAATTGGCCATATTGTAATGCTGTTTCATTCTTTTCAACCATAGCATTCCATAAACGGGCACCATCTAGATGATATCCTAATTTATGATCATCACAGACTTTTCTTATTTTCTGAAGCTCTTGAAAATCCCAACAGGTACCACCACCTTTATTTGCGGTATTCTCAACACATACTAATGTAGTAAGCGGACTATGATAAAAATCTGGCGGATTAATAACCGACTCAACCTGAGCAGCCGTCATAGTACCTCTATCACCATCTACCAATCTACAGGAAACACCACTATTAAAACTGACTCCGCCACCCTCATAATTATATACATGAGCATATTTATCGCAAATCAATTGTTCGCCTGGCTGTGTATGTAATTTTATAGCAGTCTGGTTAGTCATAGTACCGCTAGGAAAAAACAACGCAGATTCCATTCCGAAAAGTTTGGCAGCTTTTTCTTCTAAAGCATTTACTGTTGGGTCTTCTTTAAATACATCGTCACCAACCGCTGCAGACATCATAGCATCTAACATGCCTGGCGTAGGTTTTGTTACCGTATCACTGATAAGATTAATTAGCATAAAAAATTGTAAAAATTGAATTAATGAAAACAACTCATTCCGATTGGCGAACCATCAGGAATCTTAGGCGAAGGTATCACTTTGAATAATTCTGGATGCTCACCAAATGTTTTAATTCTTTTCACCATTTCTGCACTAATTGCATTTGACCCTGAATCTTTAACCAATTGAAAACTCAACTCTTTTAATTTTTGAGATGCAATAGCATTTACCTGCGGATGCACATTGGTATGACCCGCCAAATTCATTATATGAAATAACACTCTAAAATTAATGATGGTCTGGGCTTCGTTCAAATAAGCATCTTTCTGCTTCTTATTAATAGTCGCTGCAATCAATTTATCTAAAACCTCATCTAAACCTACATTATCGGTAGCAACTGCTTTTTGCTGAATAAGCCTTGATGCTTTCTCTGGATGCAATAAAAACGTCAACGTCATATCTGATGCAGTTTCAACAGCTGACAATGCATCAAAAGAAACCCCTGTTTTACCATTAATAGATTCTCTTGTTCTTGGCGTACCAAAAGCACGTGGCGGAAACAAGCTTAATTTATCTTTAGGTATTGCAATTTCATTTGCATCTAAAGTTTTTAAAACAACTTTTAAAGCTTCTTCTTGCATCGCTTTATCTGCAATAGCAACAACTTCTTGTCCGTCACCTTTTATGGCATAGTTATATTCTAATCCTCCTACAACCTTTGCTACACCTTCCGTCTGATATCTATGAAAGAAATAAAGTGGTACAAATACATCTTCTAAAACCGAATAAGGCGTACCATCTTGAATATTATCTGCAGAAAAATTTGCTATAGCCACTTTACGCAGCTTCAGCATATCATCTAATTCTTTACTAACATTAGTACCATTATCCCATAAATGAGCCAATACATGTGCACTACCTTGTGGTCGTGCATCTTGATCTGTAATATAACGGAGTCCATCAGCCTTGGCTTTATCTAAAATTTTGTTCAGACCTTCTTTCTCATTTTCTTCATTAAAATTCTGATATGAATAAGCCACTGTTACCTTATCCCAATCCCCTATTCCGACTTCATAGGCTTTTGCAAAATCAACTTCACCATTTATTAATGAAAACTGCGGATGCGGATAATCCATTACCGATGATTTATCAGTGGTACTCGCCGCATAGTTATGCGCAAAACCCAAGGTGTGCCCGATTTCATGAGCTGACAGCTGACGAATACGAGCAATTGCCATTTCTAACATTGGTTGGTAGTTATCATCTCTTTCTGCAAAAGGCTTATTCATTAATGCTTGGGCAATTAAAAAATCTTGACGAATTCTTAAACTACCTAAACTTACATGACCTTTCATTATCTCTCCAGTTCTTGGGTCGGTAATACTACTACCATAGCTCCACCCTCTCGTTGAACGGTGCACCCATTGTATTACATTATAACGCACATCTAAAGGATCGGCATCGTCAGGTAACATTTTTAATTGAAATGCATCTTTATAACCAATTGCCTCAAAAGCTTGGTTCCACCAACGACCACCTTCTAAAAGAGCAGAACGTACCGGCTCTGGAGTACCATTATCTAAATAATAAATAATTGGCTCAACCGCTTCGCTAACCGCTGCTGTAGGATCTTTTTTCTCTAAGCGGTGTCTTCTTATAAATTGCTTTAAAATATTTGACTCAACGGGAGTCGCATAATCATAATAATTAAAAGGAGAAGATCCTGATCTAGGGTCAAACACACGTTTTTCATATTTATCATCTGGCAACTCAATAAAAGAATGATGTTCTGCCACCGTAACCAAATTAGCATTTGGTGCAACACTTCTTATATAACCACCTTTAGCTTCACCCTTAAAAGTCATGGTAACATCAAATTCTACATTTTTAGGGAATGCTTTAGTTCTATCAAGAGCAAATGCACTTTTTGATTTATCTAAGCTATACGAACCTTGCTCTGTTCTTTTTAAACGGCTGGACACACCATGGGCATCTTGCATTAAAAAATCTGTGATATCAATAACATACGTACCACTTTTCTCTTCTACTATAGGGAAACCGAATAAAACTGATTTAGCAAAAGCCTGCTCTACAGATTTACGTTCTAATTCATTATCGGTAATCGCCCTATACTTCATATTCGGCTGAACCAACAATAGCTTGTTACCTGCTTTCTTAAAAAAGACAACTTGTTCATTACCTAATTGACCACGATCTAAACCAATATCATTGCTACCGATACCACTACTTAATGAGTAGACATATAAAAACTCTTCATTTAAATTATCAACTTCTAAATAAATTTTGTCGGTATCGCCATCATAATAAAAATCATAAAGACCTTCGTACTTGACAAAATTTTTCTTTTGATCACTAAACTGTGCTGATAGCATATTAAAGGATAGTAATACCAACCCAACCAGAAGTGCGTAATTCTTTCTCATTATCTATAAGTTTTGCTTAAAAGTATAGAAAAACTAATGAATGTAAAACAAGAGGACCTAACTAAATTATAAATACCATACTTGTTAAAAAAGCTATCGAATAATTACAGAATAAAGAAAAATACTATCGATTATTATAAAAATGTCATTTGTTTATTGCTTTTTATCATGTACCTTTTAACAAAAGAAAATCTATGACCAACATTGAGAATCAAATTTTTTCTTCTTATCAGAGAAATCCAGATTTATATGATGAAATCTATGATAAGGACGGAAAAATCAAGGAGGTGTACCAAAAACTCTTTAAGCTTTATGGTGAACATTCGATTATTGATTATGTCTCATTAAACAATAAAGCCAAGTCTTCTTTTTTTAATCAAGGAATTACTTTTCAAGTATATGGTGATAATAATGTACAAGAGAAGATTTTTCCCTTCGATTTATTTCCTCGAATAATTGACCCGGTAGAATGGGACATTATAGAACGTGGATCTATACAAAGAAGTAAAGCTTTGAATTTATTTCTATGGGATATTTATCATGACAAGAAAATTTTAAAAGATAAAGTAGTACCTATAGACCTTATAACATCTTCTGCGAATTACTTGGATCAAATGAACGGAGTAAATCCGCCTGGCGGAATTTATAATCATATTTCAGGTACAGATGTTATTAAACATAACGACGGTAAGTATTATGTTCTTGAAGATAATATTAGGTGCCCCTCTGGTGTAAGCTATGTTATATGTAACCGAACTGCTCTTAAAAAAGCACTTTTTGGGGTATTCAATCAATACCAAACACATACAGTTACCAATTACGCAGAAAACCTTTTAGAGCTTTTAGAATCAGCTAAACCTAAAGGAGTAGATATACCTACTGTAGTGGTCATTACCCCTGGTATGTATAACTCTGCATTTTATGAGCATTCATATTTAGCTAAAACAATGGGTGTTGAACTAGTTGAAGGTCGTGATCTTTTTGTAGAAAACGATTTTGTATACATGAAAACTATTAAAGGACCAGAAAGAGTCGATGTTATTTACCGCAGAATAGATGATCAATTTATTGATCCCTTAGAATTTAACCCAGATTCTGTTCTTGGCGTACCTGGCTTGTTCGCTGCATATAAAAAAGGCAATGTCACTTTAGCAAATGCCCCTGGTACAGGTGTAGCAGATGATAAGGCAGTGTACACTTATATGCCACAGATTATAAAGTACTATTTAGATGAAGAACCTATTTTAAATAATGTACAGACTTACCACTGTAGTAGACCCGATGAATTAAAATATGTTCTTGAACATATTCATGAACTTGTTATTAAACCAGTTGATGAAGCTGGCGGTTATGGTATCTCGATAGGCAATAAACTTACAAAAGCTGAAATAGAAAAGGTAAAAGCTGAAATAAAGGCGAGCCCTAGAAAATATGTTGCTCAACCTATTATGTCATTATCTGTACACCCTACATATATAGATGATACAGAATCTTTTGAACAAAGACATGTAGATTTAAGAACGTTTACTGTTCTAGGAAAGGATAAGGAATTTGTTTTAAAAGGAGGGTTGACCCGTGTAGCCTTAAAAAGAGGCAATTTAATTGTAAACTCATCTCAAGGCGGAGGATCAAAAGATACTTGGGTACTAAAAAAATAAAGAAACTATATGTTAGCAAGAGTAGCCAATAACTTATTTTGGATGGGACGTTATATCGAACGTTCAGAACACGTAGCAAGATATTTAAATGTAAATTATTTTTCATCATTAGATGCACCGAATCTAAAGTCTCAAGATAGACAGTTCGTTCTGCGTTCCATGTTATTCATGGTAGGTGACCCTGAAAAGGATGCAGAAAAATTTTTAAAAGAAGAAGATGTACTTTATAAAATTGGGCTTGACCCAACGTATGGTGCCTCTATAATCAATAATATAAAATTTGCTAGAGAAAACGCCAATAGCGCACGTGATCTTATTTCTACAGAACTATACGAGGCCATCAACAAATTTTATCATTTTGTAGTAAACTACCCTAAAGAAGTATTCGTTAAAAACGGACTGCATGATTTTACTACACATG harbors:
- a CDS encoding circularly permuted type 2 ATP-grasp protein, translated to MTNIENQIFSSYQRNPDLYDEIYDKDGKIKEVYQKLFKLYGEHSIIDYVSLNNKAKSSFFNQGITFQVYGDNNVQEKIFPFDLFPRIIDPVEWDIIERGSIQRSKALNLFLWDIYHDKKILKDKVVPIDLITSSANYLDQMNGVNPPGGIYNHISGTDVIKHNDGKYYVLEDNIRCPSGVSYVICNRTALKKALFGVFNQYQTHTVTNYAENLLELLESAKPKGVDIPTVVVITPGMYNSAFYEHSYLAKTMGVELVEGRDLFVENDFVYMKTIKGPERVDVIYRRIDDQFIDPLEFNPDSVLGVPGLFAAYKKGNVTLANAPGTGVADDKAVYTYMPQIIKYYLDEEPILNNVQTYHCSRPDELKYVLEHIHELVIKPVDEAGGYGISIGNKLTKAEIEKVKAEIKASPRKYVAQPIMSLSVHPTYIDDTESFEQRHVDLRTFTVLGKDKEFVLKGGLTRVALKRGNLIVNSSQGGGSKDTWVLKK
- a CDS encoding zinc-dependent metalloprotease; its protein translation is MRKNYALLVGLVLLSFNMLSAQFSDQKKNFVKYEGLYDFYYDGDTDKIYLEVDNLNEEFLYVYSLSSGIGSNDIGLDRGQLGNEQVVFFKKAGNKLLLVQPNMKYRAITDNELERKSVEQAFAKSVLFGFPIVEEKSGTYVIDITDFLMQDAHGVSSRLKRTEQGSYSLDKSKSAFALDRTKAFPKNVEFDVTMTFKGEAKGGYIRSVAPNANLVTVAEHHSFIELPDDKYEKRVFDPRSGSSPFNYYDYATPVESNILKQFIRRHRLEKKDPTAAVSEAVEPIIYYLDNGTPEPVRSALLEGGRWWNQAFEAIGYKDAFQLKMLPDDADPLDVRYNVIQWVHRSTRGWSYGSSITDPRTGEIMKGHVSLGSLRIRQDFLIAQALMNKPFAERDDNYQPMLEMAIARIRQLSAHEIGHTLGFAHNYAASTTDKSSVMDYPHPQFSLINGEVDFAKAYEVGIGDWDKVTVAYSYQNFNEENEKEGLNKILDKAKADGLRYITDQDARPQGSAHVLAHLWDNGTNVSKELDDMLKLRKVAIANFSADNIQDGTPYSVLEDVFVPLYFFHRYQTEGVAKVVGGLEYNYAIKGDGQEVVAIADKAMQEEALKVVLKTLDANEIAIPKDKLSLFPPRAFGTPRTRESINGKTGVSFDALSAVETASDMTLTFLLHPEKASRLIQQKAVATDNVGLDEVLDKLIAATINKKQKDAYLNEAQTIINFRVLFHIMNLAGHTNVHPQVNAIASQKLKELSFQLVKDSGSNAISAEMVKRIKTFGEHPELFKVIPSPKIPDGSPIGMSCFH
- a CDS encoding YbaB/EbfC family nucleoid-associated protein — encoded protein: MFGDMMGMMGKLKETQKKVEETKKRLDTVTLEEKSNDGTITVTITANREIKKIVIDDSLLQDKEQLEDYLILTLNKAIKNATNVNETELAAVAKDGMPNIPGMDSLFK
- a CDS encoding OmpA family protein is translated as MKKVLFLAVAFSASFAMAQDLPSNPEPGKCYVRCTTPDVYVNESSTITTNPSYKILKTVPATFKTITERVLVREEEKVLTVVPAKWGTETVTYVSKGGGNSLQVIPASFSPSTQTLEIKPAYAQWELGVAAPDCESGNPDDCRYWCYKGYPAQFETVSTQVLANAASTTTSPIGSKNGSYTKSVLISPAQVVEKIIPAEYREITKTVLDKDAYTSEELIPAKTTTISKEVLKEKGGLTTWKEVECALVEYQALPINWESGSATLTSEAKSIIDNRLLPVLAQNPGVKVELASHTDSQGGAASNQNLSERRAKAVADYLITKGVNSSLLVANGYGETKLLNRCSDGVSCTAREHAANRRTQFRLINN
- a CDS encoding S9 family peptidase: MALKHPPKAKKVPKELVKHDDVRLDNYYWLNDKENKDVISYLEAENTYYDSLTKHTKDFQVSLFQEMKGRIKEDDSSVPYKLNGYWYSTRYVIGGEYPLYSRFKQNLEATEEIIFNCNDMAKGHDYFSLGGIAISPDNKLAAFGVDTVSRRQYTLQIKDLETGLILDDKIENTTGGGVWANDNKTLFYTRKDPVTLRSDKIYKHKLGTPTSEDVLIFHEEDDTFSTFVYRTKSKKYLVIGSFSTLTSEFQILSTDNPDGEFEVFSPRERGLEYTIFHYEDNFYILTNKDKAENFKLMRTSEEKTSSEHWQEFIAHREEVLLEDIDIFKEYYVLSERENGLNKIRIIRWDGSGEYFLPFKSETYTAYVGSNPDFDTEILRYSYNSMSTPSSVIDFNMRTKAKEIKKEQEVLGGLFDKDNYKEERLWATARDGVKVPMSLVYRKDTVLDENTPILQYAYGSYGSTIDPYFSTVRLSLLDRGFVFAIAHIRGGEYLGRRWYETGKLLKKKNTFTDFIDCSKFLIAQKMTSANHLYAMGGSAGGLLMGAIINMQPDIYNGVIAAVPFVDVVTTMLDDSIPLTTGEYDEWGNPNEKEYYDYMKSYSPYDNVIAQEYPNMLVTTGLHDSQVQYFEPAKWVAKLRELKTDNHILLMNTNMEAGHGGASGRFESLREVAKEYAFLLDLEGKIA
- a CDS encoding threonine aldolase family protein, yielding MLINLISDTVTKPTPGMLDAMMSAAVGDDVFKEDPTVNALEEKAAKLFGMESALFFPSGTMTNQTAIKLHTQPGEQLICDKYAHVYNYEGGGVSFNSGVSCRLVDGDRGTMTAAQVESVINPPDFYHSPLTTLVCVENTANKGGGTCWDFQELQKIRKVCDDHKLGYHLDGARLWNAMVEKNETALQYGQLFDTISVCLSKGLGCPVGSLLIGTKEHMDKALRIRKIFGGGMRQSGFLAAAAIYALDNNVDRLAEDHKKAKEIGKALASKSFIKKVEPIETNIVIFEIDESFMTSDQFVNTLKEKDILIIGMGQGKLRMVTHLDYTDNMHEELLKQLAAI
- a CDS encoding YegP family protein — translated: MIKIDKKEDGFYQFSLKSDNGSILLESVSFSTENELDNTIKDIKALKNANGKFFERRTNTDGKFLVELKNSSGKIIGSSGLYSSEAGMENGILNISNSIDLGII
- a CDS encoding thioredoxin family protein, whose product is MKYIILLFMIPLVASAQADFNSVDDSKWLTNYDSAISKAKKQHKNVLVYFTGSDWCPPCKMLKTDLFDTNEFQELSNNYILLYVDVPRNRDLISEKQMVHNKELLTKLNKKKVFPMFKVIDSKGNELDKLSGYSMNGVIDSHLKLLEKNK